The DNA sequence CTCTTTGTAAATTTTAATGGCACTACAACCAAAATAATACCAGCAAAACCATTAAGCAACTGAAAAATGCGTGGTCTATCAAAGTTCAAGACTCCATACAGATATTTTAGAAGCTGAATCTTACTTGTCGACAACATCCAGCCATTCCACATTAGCGATTCGACGTTTTAGAGGGTCCATGTGGTAGACAACCTCTGCCTCAGGATTTGCAACAGTTAAATTCCAATGGTTCCTACACAAACATGAATGAATTGAAGCCTTGTCATAAAAATTGAAACTTAGAAGCtccaaaaaaaatcaatttaaaaaggCATGTGATCCTTTTTAGCTAAAACATTATATGAGAATGTCTAACTAGCTAGCTCTTGGATTAAAACTTACACGTCATTGTAAGGCATAAGAAAGTATTGCCCTTTCTTAGCATTCTTAAATCGTGCAGCGAGTGCACGCGACCTCTGCCCTGCATTACCACAGCCAATGGCACCAATTGTGGTGGGATCTACGAACTTGATCATGTTGGTCATCTTATTTTTTTTGACGTATTCGTTTATGGAGCTACATATAAAAATATGAGAGATTAAAAAAAATCGTTTCTGGAGCCACAGACTAACTATgagatattaaaaaaaaaattgtggAGAAACTTACTGAATAAAAAGGACGATCACAGACCCCGACATTTCACCTCCAGAGCACACCGAATATATATCTGATAAGTAAATGGCCATCTTTTTTGTAGAGCCAAAGGCTTCTTGGGATAGTTGAAAAGAAACCGTTCGTTCATCAGCTAAGGCACCCTTTGCCCATGTCCACAAACGATTTAATGCAGATGGGTAATTTGCACCCATCTCAACAACAAGCTCTGGTTCAACATCAGCGACTAATTTATAAGTCTTCTTTTTTCCCTTTTTCTTGGCTTTCTGCAGAAAATACACATGAAAATAGTAAGAAAGAAAATACTAAATAAAAACATTCTAGCTATATAGTGCTATTCTAAATATTTTTACCTTCGGAGCTGACAAAACATTGGAAGTGCTATTGTTCCTCATTGTTATCAAGTTTCTTGGCCATGCAATAAAAGTTCCCATGGCTTGTTCCACGGTCAAAATCTCGTCACCGATGGGATATGGAATCTTAGCATCTCCTTGAATGACTTGAGTGATTGACACTCTTGCATTCTCTTCCCCAAGTCTGACTCCATGGATTGTCTCCTCTCCTTCAACAACAACAACTTCATCAATCTTCGCACAAGCTACAATGTTGCTGAGCGATCCAAGAGCCAATTTACAAACAGAATTATCCGGAGCATTCGCTTTAACTTCTTCACATCTGTCTTCCTCAAAAACAATTCTACAACTTTCATCCTTGCCATCCAACCTCTGAGCATCCTCAGGATCCACCCCTAAATCAACAAACAAACTTTCAATCTTTTGAATTTTCAGACCACCTCCCTCCTGTTGAACAGGAAATAAATTCTTTGCAGTTGTAGGTGTAGCAGGATGGTTTacagctgcatcaacatcaaccCCGCCGTTAGAGTGACAGCTTGCTTGTTGGGAAGGATGCGTTGGAGTACATTCTTGTTGTACGGGCCTTTTCAAGATCTCTGCCCTCAGCTTTTCCATTTCAGCAGCCCAAAAATCATCTCTCGCTTTAATTATTTTTGGAGTCTCCTCTGTCAAGTACCTCTGAACTCTTTCCTGTATCTTTTCATCCATTGTTCTAGCTTTTTTTTGCCTTGGAAGATCAAAATAAACCGACTGCTTTACATGAACACCTTGTCCACGGACCCGTCCACCATGCTCAGGCTTACCGAGCGCGAGTGTTAAAACATCATCAACACCTTCAGCTATTAGTTTCCCTTCCTTAACCTCCTTTTTCAATTTTTCCTAAAATATTAAGTGTACCATATTATCACAGTCTGAGCTATTTCCATGTAAAAGACTAACATAATTAAGTACCATATACTTTCAATTAATTAAgacaaaaattaatatataaCTTACAATTTCCGTTGCTTTATCTTCAACAATTTTTCCTAAAAATTTACCATCTTTGTCCTTCCTTGCTAGGACCCAGGTTGACGACCGATCAACTTCCTCTTCATCTGGATGAGATTGATACTGCATTCACATGTATATGATCAGGAAAGTATAATAGTATAAATATGTTAGACAAATTAGTTTGTATTAGAATAATAACTATGTCATTTCACTATTACGCACCCATTCATTCTCGAGGTTAGCATAACCTTTTCGAGACATCCGATGTGGATATACACTCAGCATCCTTCTTTGTATAGCATCATCATGACATTTCTGCATAAGAAGCACGAATGTGGTTATGAAATCAATATTAATTAAATACCAAAAACTAGAAACAACAAGTATGTTTTAATGCTAACTAGAAATAAGTATGTCATAATGCTAACTGGAAACATACCAAAAACTCAGGTGACGTGCGATCAGCAACAAATATATCCCAATGCGATTTTTCTATGAAAGAGAAATCTGCAGGAGGATAGGCCAACACTTCAGGTTGATCTCGATAAGGGAGAATGTAATTTGTGGTCAGTCGACTTTTGAACTCCCTCCATTTCTGACCAGCGGAACGTAAAACCAACTTTTTCGCAGACGGAGGTAAAATGAAACCCAGCTACATACATAAGAAATTAAAAAGATATCAGATACATAAGTAATGAACATATAATGAAAGATACATAATTATTTGAGTTTGTTTTACCAGAACACACTCCCAAAGCTTGTTCTTTGTCTCATCGGGAACACATTTCCAACTATCATGCCAGATTGGTGCTTTGGTTCTTGCCAAAACCCCAATATAGGATTGCATTTCTGCCGCTTCAGGACCATACGGCTCTCCCTTTCCATTAAAAGACACATTAAGTTTATTCCCCTGGATCTTTCGTCTCACAATTCTATGCATCGTTACACAACCTCGCTTGAGTAGTTTTAGTCCTTCATTGTTGTTCGGGGTGGTAACAGGTTTCACTTTTTTCTTcttatttttggaaattttttttctGTAAGATTTCAGATATAGGCTTCTTCTTCACAGACTTTGGGGAAGAAGTGGATGGGGTGGGGGTCATAGCAGGGGTCTGGTTGTTTAAGGACCTGGTCTTTCGTAAAGCCCTGATCACATTCATGGTAGTTGGGTGGGATGAAGACCTGGACCTTTTAAGCTCTTTCTTCTTTGGCCCTGTTCTCGGTGACTTTCTTGTGTTCAATTCTGTCTTCTTTGACTCACTTTTCTTTTTCGGAGTGGCCATTATCTATACACCAAACAAAAACTAAAGTTTAAAACACATGTATCAAATGTATATGGAAGAAAAACCAAATTTCAGAGTCACATAATATAGAACATGTAAAATGAGCTGTCATATATCTAAAAGGACTTCGCATATATGCACGAAACATATATACTCAAACAGAGGCAATGTGTTTATGTGTTCCGTGAATCAAACAGAGGCAATGTGGATCAAAATCCACAAAATCTTAAGTGAAACATTAAAATCAAGCATAGTGAAACACTAAAATCAGGGATGCTGAGTGTATATGCAGAGTGTATTTAGAGGAACACTAAAATCTAGAGTGAAACATAGAACACATGAAATCAGGGACTCACAAGCATAGTGAAAATACAAAATCAACACCCACAAGCATAGTGAAAACCACAAAATCAACAAAATAGAACACCCCACAAGCATAGAACACCCCACAAGCATAGTGAAAACCCAAAAAATCAACAAAATCAACACCCACAAGCAgcatcatatattcaaaaccccACAAGCATAGTGAAAACCCACAAAATCAACACCCACAAGCAGCATCATATATTCAAAATCCACAAAATGCATTTCTCAAAATCGAAACCCACAACCCCTAAATACATGAAATCGGGGACTCAAAATCGAAACCCACAAccatcatatattcaaaatagaAACCCAAAACCCCTAAATACATAAAATCAGGGACTCAAAATCAAGAGTGAGTGACAAAATGCATGCAAAGGACGCATATAATCGGAATGAAGATACCCAAAATATCATATACTCTACAACCCCTAAATACATAAGATGAAAAAACCCCAAATACAAAAGATAAAATCAGGGACGCTAGGGTTCTAGGGTTTAAGCCCATACCAGTGATTAAACGGTTGAGTAATCGCCCTTGTCGCGTGTGATGCTAGGTTGAGTAATCGCCGTTGTCGCCTGTGATCGCCGTTGTCGCCTGTGATCGCCGTTGTCGCGTGTgataaaatgaaaatgaaaaatgaaattgTGAATGTAAACTGGTAAAGTAAACACCGCGAAGCCAAGGTGGGAGACAATTTTTGATTGGGGGGAAATGAAAAATCAAATGAACGGTGCTGATTTGAGATAGTACCTCAATCTAACGGTATGTAATGtcttttaatatattttaatttttaaaaattaaattatctTGTCTGAAAAACTGTTGTTAGACATACTTTGTTACAATTGTTTAGTTAATAATTTCGATTAGAAGATTTTTATTCGGTTCAGTGTTTCGTTAAAAAGATGACTTTATTTTAAACATCTTATATTTTCCGATAAAATCTGTACATGACTACActaagtcgatattaacatccgtacggttggatcgttgacaaatccattttataaattaattaagtcaactgggtagtagtacccgtgtcagggactacagcttttaccggatttctattaaaaagacgaacaagaagagttgattattttccgataaaatttgtacatgactacaataagtcgatattaacatccgtacggttggatcgttgacaaatccatttcagaaattaattaagtcaactgggtagtagtacccgtgtcagggactacagcttttaccggatttctgttaaaaagacgaacaagaagagttgattattttccgataaaatatgtacatgactacactaagtcgatattaacatccgtacggttggatcgttgacaaatccattttataaattaattaagtcaactgggtagtagtacccgtgtcagggactacagcttttaccggatttctgttaaaaagacgaacaagaagagttgattattttccgataaaatctgtacatgactacactaagtcgatattaacatccgtacggttggatcgttgacaaatccattttataaattaattaagtcaactgggtagtagtacccgtgtcagggactacagcttttaccggatttctgttaaaaagacgaacaagaagagttgattattttccgataaaatctgtacatgactacactaagtcgatattaacatccgtacggttggatcgttgacaaatccatttcagaaattaattaagtcaactgggtagtagtacccgtgtcagggactacagcttttaccggatttctgttaaaaagacgaacaagaagagttgattattttccgataaaatctgtacatgactacactaagtcgatattaacatccgtacggttggatcgttgacaaatccatttcagaaattaattaagtcaactgggtagtagtacccgtgtcagggactacagcttttaccggatttctgttaaaaagacgaacaagaagagttgattattttccgataaaatttgtacatgactacaataagtcgatattaacatccgtacggttggatcgttgacaaatccatttcagaaattaattaagtcaactgggtagtagtacccgtgtcagggactacagcttttaccggatttctgttaaaaagacgaacaagaagagttgattattttccgataaaatttgtacatgactacaataagtcgatattaacatccgtacggttggatcgttgacaaatccatttcagaaattaattaagtcaactgggtagtagtacccgtgtcagggactacagcttttaccggatttctgttaaaaagacgaacaagaagagttgattattttccgataaaatTTGTACATGACTACAATAAGTCGATATTAACATCGATAAAATTTGTAAATGACTATCCATAAGTCgatttttatttggatttaattgaTTTTGACATTCTTGGACATAATTTAAggattatttaaaattttaacaaCCCAATCATTGAGCTTTGTTATGTCTGAATGAGAACATAATAATTGAAGTCAAAATTAGGTCATTCATTACTCCTCATCTTATCCCCTCCTGTACTCTCCATCGTGATTCGTGGCGGCTCCATCGCACCTCGACCTCCTCGAACCTCCATCGACCTCGACCTCAAGCTCGACCTCGACCTCAAGCTGCTTCGCACCTCCTCCATCGCACCTCGACCTCAAGCTCAACCTCCCCCATCGAACCTCGACCTCCATCGCAGAGACCTCCATTTTAGGTAAATCCGTAACCTAAATTATCTTTTTAGTGTTTTAGGGTTCCTCCATTGTTTCAGTGGTTTAAGCTCTAACACAAGCTCACCTCTGCAATTAATTGTTTGAAGTGATAAGCttaatagttaattgtttaattagttagtcataatcttaattagttaattgtttaattagttagtcataatcttaattagttaattgtttaattagTTAGTCATAATCTTAATTAGTCACCTCTGCAATTAATTGTTTGAAGTGATGCACATTGGGAATTTGGGTTTGTGATAAGCTTAATTAGTTACTAATTGCTAATAGATTATGTAGTTGTTGCTGATTGTTTTGGTTTGGTAGTTAGTCATAAGCTTAATAGTTTTGGTTATTTGGGAATTTGGGTTTGTAATTGTTTTGGTAGTTAGTCATAAGCTTAATAGTATATGCTCTGTTTTTGACCATCATGTCACTTTCTTTTTGCAGcttgttttatatcaaaatatgGATAGGTCATGGTTAAAAGCTGATAGAAGAACAAGAGAGTTTGAGAATGGAGTGGACGATTTACTTATGTTTGCCTTTGAGAATGGATATAACGAAGACAAAATAAGTTGTCCATGCTTAAAGTGCGCACATAGCAAATCTTGGAAAGCTCGGATTGTTAAAAACCATCTGTTTCAAAATGGTATTGATGAAACGTATACTCGCTGGATATGGCACGGGGAGCCAAATATTGTAGAAAGTCCTGTATTGGATGAAAGTGACAACTCGGTATCTTCTAATTACCAATTCTGCACAAGAATGGGTGAAGCTGACGATGATGATGTTCTTTCTTCAGATTCTTCAGATTTCATCAACCATGTGAAAGGTGAGCATGAACCTCTTTATCCTGGTTGTGAGAATTACACTAAGATGAAAGCTTTGGTTAAGTTATTCAACTTGAAAGTGAAGCATGGTATGTCTGATTCATGTTTTTCTGATGTTCTATTATTGATTGGGTCTTTGCTACCAGAAGGCAACAATGTCCCTTCTTCTTTCAATGAAGCGAAGAAAACCTTATGTGCATTAGGAATGGGTTATGATAAGATACACGCATGCCCGAATAATTGTCTACTATATCGTGGGCCACAAGATGAAGATGAGACTACTTGTCGCATATGTAAGGCCTCTAGATGGAAACTGAATAAGAAAGGAGAAGAACAAGAAGGAGTCCCTGCTAAGGTCTTATGGTATTTCCCCTTGATACCAAGAATAAGAAATTTGTTCAATACACCAGCGATTGCGAAGGACATGACTTGGCATGAGACCGAACGACAACAAGATGGTAAAATGAGGCATCCAGCAGACTCGCAAACATGGAAGGATGTCGATCAAAAGTGGCCTGATTTTGCATCGGAGAGTAGAAACCTCCGGTTAGCTTTATCCGCCGACGGTTTCAATCCTTTTCGTGGAAACCGTACTGATCACTCAAGTTGGCCAGTTTTGCTATCGGTTTACAACCTTCCACCTTGGCTCTGTATGAAAAGAAGGTACATTATGCTTTGCTTGTTAATATCAGGACCGACCGAGCCTGGAAATGATATAGATGTGTTCCTTCAACCACTTATTGAAGATCTGCAGGAGTTGTGGCGCGGGAAACAAGTGTACGACGCATATAGACAAGAGTCTTTCGTACTTAGGGGCATATTATTATGGACAATAAGTGACTATCCGGCCTTGGGGAACTTGTCGGGACATGTAGTTAAAGGATATAATGCTTGTATTGTTTGTGTTGATAAAACAGAGGCTACTAGGCTGGTTCACTATCGGAAGACGGTAGTTATGAGGCATAGGAGGTGGTTGCCTCGTCATCATCCGTATAGAAAGCAAAAGGCAGCTTTTGATAATAGCGTTGAGACAGGTGCTGGTCCTATTCCATTAACTGGTGAGCAGGTTTTTGAAAGAGTACAACATCTAAGGGACCATGTCTTTGGTAAGACACAACGCCAACATAAACGGAAGAAAGGTGATGCTAGACCAGTTTGGAAGAAGTTATCTATCTTCTTTCAACTTGAGTATTGGAAATTTTTGCCAGTTAGGCATGTTCTCGATGTGATGCACatcgagaaaaatatatgtgaggctttacttggaACTTTGCTAAATATTCCCGGAAAGACAAAAGATAGGGAGTCAGTCCGTCTCGATATGGCAGAAATGGGAATAAGAATGGAGCTAAGGCCAAAAACTCCCGGAAAGAAAGAGAAGGTACCTTTGGCTGCATGGAACTTATCAAATGCTGAAAAGAAGGTAGTTTGCTCATCATTTCTTCAAATGAAGTTACCGGATGGATTTTGTTCAAATATCAAGAATCTTGTAAATATGGAAAAACTTCGGCTTGTTGGAATGAAATCTCATGATTGCCACacaatattgcatcatttgcttcCAATTGCGATTCGGTCGGTACTGCACAAAAAAGTCAGGTGCACAATAATAAGGTTTTGCCTTTTCTTCAAGGCAATTTGCAGCAAAGTCATCGATGTAGATAAATTGGAAAATATGCAATCTCAGTTGGTGGAAACATTATGCCAGCTGGAAAAACACTTTCCCCCTTCGTTCTTCGATGTCATGATCCATCTCTCAATTCATCTTGTGAGAGAGGTTAAGCTTTGCCGGCCAATCTTTCTACGTTGGATGTATCCTTTTGAGAGATATATGAAGGCGTTTAAAGTATATGTTCGAAATGCTGCTCATCCCGAAGGTTGTATTGCCGAGGCATATGTTGCCGAAGAGGCCGTTGAACGTTTGGTCAATTTTGAAGAAGCTACCATAGGTTTGCCAAAAAATGATAGGCATGAGCAAAATGCAATAAGCAAACCTTTATCTGGTGCGACAATGATCAAGCCAAGCAAAGAGGAATTGCATCTAGCACACTTATGTGTTCTGCAAAATAGCAATCACATGAGGCAATATTTTGAGTAAGTTACTaacatatgtgtgtgtgtgtgcattttgttattttctCATTATCTGCAATTCGGTAAATATATTGAAGCAATTGATTTTACTTGTAGTGAACATATGGCATCTTTAATGCTAAGATACCAGCAGCATGAAAATGACGAGGTGTGGCTAAAAACCAAGCAGAATGAACAATTCCCCGAATGGTTCAGGAAAAAGGTAAGTTTTATTTATGTGTTTATTACCTTGTTACGTAGTCCTGATTAAAAACAATACAGACAAGTAATATAAGAAGTCGAAGACAtccaataaaaaataaaaacacagacctaaaaaaattgtttaattttttttttattgtACAGATTGAGACGGAATTGCTCCATGACCATAATAGCATAGGTGATGATATAAGGTGGATGGCAGAAGGGCCTAACAAGAATGTTCCTACGTTTAGTGGTTATAAAATCAGCGGGGTTATTTATAGCACCAAGGAGCGTGATAATAATAGACAAGTACAGTGTAGTGGTGTTTGTGTTGTTGCAGATACATTAATGCTTTCCGAAAAATTTAAATCTGTTGAACATACTTCACATACCTATTATGGAGTTATAACAAGTATATGGGAGCTAGACTATAATAATTTTAGAGTCCCTATATTTCGTTGCAATTGGGTAGATATGAACAAAGGGGTTAAGGTTGATGAGTTGGGATATACATTggttaatttaaataaattaggATTTTCAAATGATCCTTTTGTTCTAGGGAAACATGTTAAGCAAGTTTGCTACATTGATGATACTCTTGAAAAATTTTGGTCTGTGGTGTTGAAAGTCCCGAAAAAGAACTTTTATGACCACTgtgatgatgaaaatgaagtcTCTGTAGAAATAGAACTTGAGAATGAGCTGCAGTTGCCCGTGTTCCCGAATGTTGATGAACTAGACGATGAAAATACTAGCTATATGCGAGAGGAAGAAGAATGGATTCAACTTCCATAGtggtaatatatataattatttatagatACTTGAGTCCATGTACCGCTCACTTTATTCTTTTTGTAGGTGAAGCTCCCATTATCCATGTGTACTGCTCGTGAACCCCTTGATGAGATTACTTTTGCCGTGATAAAATCATCATCTAGTTGACTGAGTTTTCAATTTGTGAATGCTGCTGGTTGATGTTCTTCTTATAATAGATGATGATTTTATCATAGCAAAAATAATCATTCGGCGGACATACAAGTATGGCTAGCTTCTACTGCAGAAACAGGGCTTGGAGATATGTTATCTACTGCAGaggataaattataaaattttccacATCAAACTTGTGCAAATTAATGTTGATCACTTGTTTTTGTGTTTATGCAGAATTACCAGCATACGGCGGTTGTCAAGGCGTGCAAAATTATGGCTAAGCAGCATGCATGTTACCAAAGGCAGTAAACAAGGATTGTGTTTCCATTTTCATTGTAATATTCACTACTAAACAACTCTGTCTTGTATATATGGAACAATGTAATTTGAAATCTCTGTCTTGTTTAATTGAAAGTGTATGGTTTGCCAATTTTGAGGAATGGCTTACAATTTTGATTGAGGATCTCtagtttgttgttggttggacctTTGGCTGATTTATGGTATTATATCTGTTGGTTTGGGTTTATTCAGATTGGACATCTTATTGTTGGTTTGTGTACAGCAGGGTTGGGATATGTAATATGtgcaagtcaatttttttttccATCTTTGCTGTATAGACAACGGTTTCTTTTGCTAATCAGTAAACTGTTGTATGAACCTCTATTATCCCATAATGTTAATAACCATTGTCTATGAACTTTGCTTTCTACAATGGTATTTTAAATCCATTGTTTGATAGAGTCTAAGATATCAGTTTTAGTAAACCATTGTCTAAATTAGACAACGGACTTGTCAAAAACTGTTGTCTTAAGATGGAATGAATTTTTGTACATA is a window from the Apium graveolens cultivar Ventura chromosome 1, ASM990537v1, whole genome shotgun sequence genome containing:
- the LOC141713013 gene encoding uncharacterized protein LOC141713013 produces the protein MDRSWLKADRRTREFENGVDDLLMFAFENGYNEDKISCPCLKCAHSKSWKARIVKNHLFQNGIDETYTRWIWHGEPNIVESPVLDESDNSVSSNYQFCTRMGEADDDDVLSSDSSDFINHVKGEHEPLYPGCENYTKMKALVKLFNLKVKHGMSDSCFSDVLLLIGSLLPEGNNVPSSFNEAKKTLCALGMGYDKIHACPNNCLLYRGPQDEDETTCRICKASRWKLNKKGEEQEGVPAKVLWYFPLIPRIRNLFNTPAIAKDMTWHETERQQDGKMRHPADSQTWKDVDQKWPDFASESRNLRLALSADGFNPFRGNRTDHSSWPVLLSVYNLPPWLCMKRRYIMLCLLISGPTEPGNDIDVFLQPLIEDLQELWRGKQVYDAYRQESFVLRGILLWTISDYPALGNLSGHVVKGYNACIVCVDKTEATRLVHYRKTVVMRHRRWLPRHHPYRKQKAAFDNSVETGAGPIPLTGEQVFERVQHLRDHVFGKTQRQHKRKKGDARPVWKKLSIFFQLEYWKFLPVRHVLDVMHIEKNICEALLGTLLNIPGKTKDRESVRLDMAEMGIRMELRPKTPGKKEKVPLAAWNLSNAEKKVVCSSFLQMKLPDGFCSNIKNLVNMEKLRLVGMKSHDCHTILHHLLPIAIRSVLHKKVRCTIIRFCLFFKAICSKVIDVDKLENMQSQLVETLCQLEKHFPPSFFDVMIHLSIHLVREVKLCRPIFLRWMYPFERYMKAFKVYVRNAAHPEGCIAEAYVAEEAVERLVNFEEATIGLPKNDRHEQNAISKPLSGATMIKPSKEELHLAHLCVLQNSNHMRQYFE